From the Plodia interpunctella isolate USDA-ARS_2022_Savannah chromosome 5, ilPloInte3.2, whole genome shotgun sequence genome, one window contains:
- the Ak3 gene encoding GTP:AMP phosphotransferase AK3, mitochondrial: MTVKSKILKTLILGAPASGKGTISSRIVKKYAVEHVSSGDKLRDHIEKQTELGKVVKKYLNEGKLVPDDVMIKFMLTELNKVGTHPWLLDGFPRTVSQAEALWKVQPVDIVLNLVVPFEVIIDRVKNRWVHLPSGRVYNIGFNTPKVAGKDDDTGEVLVQRPDDKPEAVQKRLEIYESITRPVIEFYRKKGILKEFEGRTSDEIWPQVTEYLDPLISK, translated from the coding sequence ATGACTGTGAAAAGTAAAATACTCAAAACCTTAATACTGGGTGCACCGGCATCTGGAAAAGGCACTATATCATCAAGAATAGTAAAGAAATATGCTGTCGAACATGTTTCAAGTGGGGACAAACTTCGAGATCACattgaaaaacaaacagaACTGGGAAAagtggtaaaaaaatatttaaacgaaGGAAAATTGGTTCCCGATGATGTTATGATAAAGTTTATGCTGactgaattaaataaagtggGAACTCATCCATGGTTACTTGATGGTTTCCCAAGGACTGTCAGTCAAGCTGAAGCCTTATGGAAGGTGCAGCCAGtggatattgtattaaatttagtaGTGCCTTTTGAGGTTATCATTGATAGAGTCAAAAACAGATGGGTCCATTTACCATCTGGAAGGGTGTATAATATTGGTTTTAATACACCAAAAGTTGCTGGAAAAGATGATGATACTGGAGAAGTATTAGTTCAGAGGCCTGATGATAAGCCTGAGGCTGTACAGAAACGACTAGAGATATATGAGAGCATCACTAGGCCGGTCATAGAATTTTATAGAAAGAAAGGTATACTTAAGGAATTTGAAGGGCGCACATCAGATGAAATATGGCCTCAAGTGACTGAATATCTAGACcctttaataagtaaataa